The nucleotide sequence ATTTGACTTTTTGGGCCTGCGCACCCTGACCATTATCGATTGGGCGCTGGACTTGATTCGCGACTCCGGTGCCGACGTGCCCGATATCGAGAGCATTCCGCTGGACGACCGACGGACCTTTAAGTTGTTGCAGGGCGCGGAAACCACCGCTGTGTTCCAGCTTGAAAGCCGCGGCATGAAAGATTTGATCCGCCGCCTGCAACCCTCAACCTTTGCCGACATCATCGCCTTGGTGGCGCTGTACCGTCCCGGCCCGCTGGAATCGGGCATGGTCGACGACTATATCAACCGTAAGCACGGCCGCGAGCCGGTCGTGTTCCCGCACCCGGACTTGGAGCCGATCCTCAAGGACACCAACGGGGTCATCCTGTACCAAGAACAGGTCATGCAGATTGCCCAGGTGCTGGCTCAGTACAGCCTGGGCAGTGCGGATTTGTTGCGCCGCGCCATGGGCAAGAAAAAGCCCGAGGAAATGCAAAAGCAACGCGTCATGTTCATGCAAGGCTCGGGCGAGCGCGATGTGGACCCGCAGTTGGCGGGTTCGATCTTTGATTTGATGGAAAAGTTCGCCGGCTATGGCTTTAACAAGTCGCACTCGGCCGCCTACGCGTTGGTGTCGTACCAAACCGCATGGCTCAAAACCCATTACCCAGCGGCCTTTATGGCGGCGGTCATGTCGGCTGACATGGGCGACGTCGACAAGGTGGTGCCGCTGATTGAAGAGGCGCGGCGGATGGGCCTGGCGGTCAACCCGCCGGACGTCAATCAGGGCGCGCTTAAGTTTACCGTCAACGATGACGGCGCCGTGGTCTACGGGCTGGGTGCGCTGCGTGGATTGGGCGAAGGCCCGATTTCGGCGTTGCTGGATGCCCGCGCGGACGGCCCGTTCTCGGACTTGTTTGATTTCTGTCGCCGTGTTGATGGCACCCGCATTAACAAGCGCGCGATCGAGTCGTTAATCAAAGCCGGCGCGTTCGATGGCCTCAACGAGCCACGTCACCTGTTGATGGGGGCGCTGGAATCCGCCATGGGCGCGGCTAACCAGGCGCGTAAATCCGAGGCGGCGGGCATGCAAGACCTGTTCGGTTTGGGCATGGACAGCGCCCCGGACCCAAGCACCGGCGGCGATGCCTACGTCGACGTGCGCAAGGCTCGGGTGTGGAATGAACGCGAGCGCTTGGCGGCGGAAAAGCACACCCTTGGGCTGTACCTGACGGGACACCCGATCGAAGCGCATCGTGGCGAGATTCGCGAGTTTTCGATCACGGAAATTGGCCGCCTGCGGCCTAGCCGGGAAGGGCGACCGCGCACCGCCGGATTGATTATTGCGATTCGGACTTTGCGGGATCGCTCGAACCGGCCGTTGGCCATTGTGACACTCGACGATCGCAGTGCGCGCTTTGAATTGGTGCTGGCGGGTGACACCTTCGAGCAGTACAAAGACGCCTTGGTTACGGACCAGATTGTGGTGGTCGAGGGCAAGGTTAGCTTGGATGAGCGCAACCAAACCAACAAAATGCAGGTCGACCGGCTGTGGACCCTAACCCAGGCTCGTATGGCCTTTGCCGACGCCCTGGAGATCCGATTTGCGGTCGACCAGGTGCCGGCCACGATGAAAAAACGCCTGCACGACATCTTGGCCCCTCAACGTGGCGGCGGATGTCCGGTACAATTTAGAATTAGCGGCCGTGAGGCCGATGGGGTGGTTAAGTTAGGCCATGGCTGGGACGTCCACCCCACCGATGAATTAATGCTGCAGTTAACCGAGGTGTTTGGCGACACGGCGGTGCGACTGCGCAAAGAGGAGCGATACGCGTGAACCCCGAGTTTTTAGATTTTGAGCAGCCGATTGCCGAGCTACAGGCAAAAATTGATGAGCTCTCAAACGTAGGGGCACAAAGTGACCTCAATGTGGCCGACGAGGTGCAGACCTTGACCGGCAAGCGCGACGCCTTGGTCGGTCGGATCTTTTCCGAGCTGACGCCGTGGCAGATTGCGCAGATGGCGCGTCACCCCAGTCGCCCCTATACGCTGGATTACATTGACGGGTTGTTTGATGATTTCGACGAATTGCACGGGGATCGTGCCTATGCCGACGACCCCGCATTGGTCGGCGGTATTGGCCGCTTGGATGGCCGTCCGGTGATGGTGCTGGGTCACCAGAAAGGCCGCGACGTCAAACAAAAGGTTTACCGTAACTTTGGCATGCCGCGTCCGGAAGGCTATCGCAAGGCCCAGCGCCTGATGCGTATGGCCGAACGCTTCAAACTGCCGGTGCTAACCTTTATCGATACACCCGGTGCCTACCCCGGTATTGGCGCCGAAGAGCGCGGTCAATCCGAGGCGATCGCATCTAGCATCGCCATGATGTCGCGTTTAAAGGTGCCGGTACTGGCCACCGTCACCGGCGAGGGCGGGTCCGGTGGGGCGCTGGCGATTGGCGTGTGTGATCACCTGACGATGCTGCAATATTCGACCTATTCGGTGATCAGCCCGGAAGGCTGTGCGTCGATTTTGTGGAAGACCGCCGAACGCGCCAGCGATGCCGCCCAGGCCATGGGCATTACTGCCAAGCGCCTGCATGAACTGGGTTTGGTGGACGAAATTTTGGCGGAGCCGCTGGGCGGCGCGCACCGTGCGCCTGGCGAATTGATGGCCAAGCTGAAAGCCAGTCTGTTGGTCCAGCTTGACCGCCTTCAGGCTCTGGACAGCGAGACCCTGCTGTCGGACCGTTACACTCGTCTGATGCGCTACGGTGCCATCGCCTAACCAGGGTCGATGGTGGGTCGCCTTTTCCGGTGGCCCGGATTCACACGCGCTGTTGCAGTGGGCGCTGGCCCGCCACTCGGACGTAGCGCTGGTGCATGTTAATCATGGCTGGCATGCCCAGGCCGGTGCCTGGGCCGACGCCTGCCAGGCACAGGCCGATCGGCTCGGCATTCACGCGCAACTACTCAAACTAGATTCGACAACACCTAAGACCGAGGCGGCCGCGCGCGTGGGGCGCTATGCGTTGATGCAGACGCTACTAAAACCGGGAGATCGATTGCTGGTCGGTCACCACCGCGGAGATCAGCTTGAAACGCGATTGATGCGTGCGCTGCAACGGCGTCCACCGCGCGGTATGCCGTCCCAGCGCGCACTCGGCCTTGGGATGCTGTGGCGGCCACTGCTAGATCAACCCAAACCCCGCGTCGACGCCGACGCCATCGACGACCCTGCCAACTACGATCGAACCTATCGCCGTGTTCAGGTACGCCAAGACTTGCTGCCAAAGCTGGCGCCGGAATTGGTGCGCCAAACGGAGCGTGTCGGTCGACTGGTGGAGCGGCTTGACCGGTTGATGGGCGCCGCCTTACCGGCCGGCCCGCAGTTAGCAGTCGGAATCGCCAGTGCGGCGACGATTGCGGCTTGGTGTTGGCGTGAAGGACAGCTCCCGGGGCCGCCACGCAGGCAAATTGATTCACTATTGCTGCAACTTCCGCCGGCGCCGGATCGTCAGCCGATGATTGAATGGGCCGCGCTCGGGCGGCGCTGGCGTATTCGGGCCTACGCCGGCCAGCTGTGGTTGCTGCCAGCGGCGGTTGACTGGCCGCCACTGAAGGC is from Litorivicinus lipolyticus and encodes:
- the tilS gene encoding tRNA lysidine(34) synthetase TilS, translating into MPSPNQGRWWVAFSGGPDSHALLQWALARHSDVALVHVNHGWHAQAGAWADACQAQADRLGIHAQLLKLDSTTPKTEAAARVGRYALMQTLLKPGDRLLVGHHRGDQLETRLMRALQRRPPRGMPSQRALGLGMLWRPLLDQPKPRVDADAIDDPANYDRTYRRVQVRQDLLPKLAPELVRQTERVGRLVERLDRLMGAALPAGPQLAVGIASAATIAAWCWREGQLPGPPRRQIDSLLLQLPPAPDRQPMIEWAALGRRWRIRAYAGQLWLLPAAVDWPPLKAGWRTLEPGQGARLHALGIPPWERAGLCQDAAGRICGWRPIIRPVGHISLEELRLND
- a CDS encoding acetyl-CoA carboxylase carboxyltransferase subunit alpha — translated: MNPEFLDFEQPIAELQAKIDELSNVGAQSDLNVADEVQTLTGKRDALVGRIFSELTPWQIAQMARHPSRPYTLDYIDGLFDDFDELHGDRAYADDPALVGGIGRLDGRPVMVLGHQKGRDVKQKVYRNFGMPRPEGYRKAQRLMRMAERFKLPVLTFIDTPGAYPGIGAEERGQSEAIASSIAMMSRLKVPVLATVTGEGGSGGALAIGVCDHLTMLQYSTYSVISPEGCASILWKTAERASDAAQAMGITAKRLHELGLVDEILAEPLGGAHRAPGELMAKLKASLLVQLDRLQALDSETLLSDRYTRLMRYGAIA
- the dnaE gene encoding DNA polymerase III subunit alpha, with the translated sequence MSFVHLRVHSDYSLSDGLCRVKKLPGQIKDRGMPAVALTDNANLFAMVKFYNGCVGAGIQPIMGADVLWGDSHETASALTLLVQSQAGYLRLSEWLTAGFLQHQKNGKVLLPTDLLAAGTDGLIALSGGIKGSVGMALMKGDADEAAGAASQLTALFPNRFYLEISRCGRSHEETVLHQTVALADQLGLPLVATNDVRFFNQGDFEAHETRVCIASSFTLDDPRRERQFTDQQYLKSADEMCALFADVPDAIENTLAIAKRCGFQPKLGTYFLPDYPVPDGKTIDQYFRELSHDGLGDRLAKILPADPTESAALEKTYRNRLDFEVDVILQMGFPGYFLIVMDFINWAKSNGVPVGPGRGSGAGSAVAWALRITDLDPIEYDLLFERFLNPERVSMPDFDVDFCMVGRDRVIDYVAQRYGRNAVSQIITYGSMAAKAVVRDVARAQGKAYAVGDKLSKLIPFEVGMTLEKALEQEPGLNELMSMDEDAAEVMAMSRQLEGTIRGVGKHAGGVVIAPSKLTDFVPVYQPEGEDSPVTQFDKDDVESAGLVKFDFLGLRTLTIIDWALDLIRDSGADVPDIESIPLDDRRTFKLLQGAETTAVFQLESRGMKDLIRRLQPSTFADIIALVALYRPGPLESGMVDDYINRKHGREPVVFPHPDLEPILKDTNGVILYQEQVMQIAQVLAQYSLGSADLLRRAMGKKKPEEMQKQRVMFMQGSGERDVDPQLAGSIFDLMEKFAGYGFNKSHSAAYALVSYQTAWLKTHYPAAFMAAVMSADMGDVDKVVPLIEEARRMGLAVNPPDVNQGALKFTVNDDGAVVYGLGALRGLGEGPISALLDARADGPFSDLFDFCRRVDGTRINKRAIESLIKAGAFDGLNEPRHLLMGALESAMGAANQARKSEAAGMQDLFGLGMDSAPDPSTGGDAYVDVRKARVWNERERLAAEKHTLGLYLTGHPIEAHRGEIREFSITEIGRLRPSREGRPRTAGLIIAIRTLRDRSNRPLAIVTLDDRSARFELVLAGDTFEQYKDALVTDQIVVVEGKVSLDERNQTNKMQVDRLWTLTQARMAFADALEIRFAVDQVPATMKKRLHDILAPQRGGGCPVQFRISGREADGVVKLGHGWDVHPTDELMLQLTEVFGDTAVRLRKEERYA